GGTGGGACCATTGCTAGACCCCAGGCACATGCTTCTGTGTCCTATTAATATGAATAATGCCATTATCCACAGCCTGATATAGTTGCTTAATAGGTATCCGggcatgaaaaaaatatattttggtattaaaataaaggaACAGAATACTTAAGTGTTTTTGCTGTCCAACCTGACAAAACTGACGAAAGTTTGTCCATAGCTGTCACGGCCACAACATTCTTTCTCCTGTTAACTGTGGTTAAGTATGGACAGTGAGTCAATGTGTTGGTTTGGTTTGCTCTTCACCCCAGTGGCCTGCAGGAAAGGACTGGACAGTACAACAGTCGCAGCGCATGAGTCAGAGATCTACTGCAAGTCCTGCTACGGCAAGAAGTATGGGCCAAAAGGCTACGGGTACGGCCAGGGAGCTGGAGCCCTAAGCTCAGACCCCCCTGGACAGAACCTGGACATGCAATCTCAAGAGTAGGTCCCTCTCGTTATTCTCTCTGacccccccatccccatctctaccctctctctttcacatctgAACAACCAATTTCAGGACTTGACATAACTAATGTTGAATAGGTGACTTAATTAAAAACGCGGAGACGTCCAAGACACTGCTGTAGTTAAATATCAATGAAAACATACATCAGTCATATTTCCAGTATCAAAGAGACACACGAATGCAGCTTTCATAAAAAGCTTCCCAGACTTTAAATGTTACCAAGGAAACGAATACAGCTTTCATAAAAAGCTTCCCAGACTTTAAATGTTACCAAGGAAACGAATACAGCTTTCATAAAAAGCTTCCCAGACTTTTAAATGTTACCAAGGAAACATTTTAATTGTAAATATGGATGTTCACCTGTGTCTCTTCGGATATTTATTGTCATTTATTCTTTCCTCTTCATTAATGAAGCTCAAAGCCTCGCCCCACATCCACAAACTCCAACTCCAGTAAGTTTGCGCATAGGTTTGGAAGTTCAGATCGCTGCCAAAGATGTTCGAAGGCTGTCTACGCAGCAGAGAAGATCATGGGGGCAGGAAAGGTAAAAGTCCTCTATATAAGCCTTGCTTGCACTCTTTAGTCCACCACAATACAACGATCACCTAACTCTGATAGAtggggtgtatgtgtgtcttgTTGCAGCCTTGGCATAAAACCTGCTTCCGCTGTTTGCTGTGTGGGAAGAGCCTGGAGTCTACCACAGTGACAGACAAGGATGGGGAACTCTACTGTAAAGGTACATACACACAGGACCAAACAAGCTCCCACCATTTAAGCGCTGTAAAGACCACATAGCTAGCCTGCCATAGAGAGCTCCCTTTGATCAATGATATACAGTCAGGCTTCAGTAGAATCTAGTGGCTAAGATGAGGGAGCGagagcatggccttatttattTTAATGAGTGTGGCCTTATTTATAGTAatgcatattggatgactgtccttcatattccattcacccagctcaatgtaacatcgatatgtttaggctactacatgatgctCAAATTTTCCTTATACCCATCATACAGTTGCTACAACCTGGCCTATGAATGaaaaagtttacaacgtaggtgcacaggtcaagagaaatttgagtaatcaaggtggcAGTCATTGACAcatcaataccgccttgcacactcttgcctgcatctagctgatctagggtgtaatcattagacCAACAGTTACAAACAAGTTTCttttggacaaattcagataTGCTTACAGAATCggtagaatgaatacacccctgatctaacacaaacacaggtcactttcatagcagccacatacaaacagcatttGTCTTTGCAGTTTGCTACGCCAAGAACTTCGGGCCGAAAGGAAAAGGGCTGGGGAACATGGGAATGGTGGAAGATGGAGAATGAATTCCTTgtaatagtttgtgtgtatgttagtTTTCTTTTCTTCAAATATAGAGCATTTTGAGCACTTATTGAAAATGTGTGTTAATAAAACATTTCACCATGAGCTTGTATACCacatttcttaaaacctcttTCTCTTGCCTTACAATTATGTAAAAACACTTGACAATAGTAACTACATCACAGCATTTATCAACACAAACGATTGAGAGAGAAGTGATGTCTATCTAGCTTGTATCAAATGCACATCCCTTTCTTGTGTTCAAGGCAATGGATGAAACAGCACTGCTTCATTTGCATAAAAATGACATTGTTGATCTAAGTGTCATCATATCAAAGTGAGCTGTATGCCAAATAACCTGGACCATCACACAGACCTGGGTGCAATACAGACGGTCGACCTATGGATGGTGTATAGGATGGGTAGACCTCAAATGACATGAATCAATTATAACCAGATGCTCTTCAAAATATATTGAAACTGACACACAATAGAATATAAGCACACCTCAAAAGAAATAGGAGGCTTCGAGGCAAAAACATTAAGCGTCAAACAAAAGCCAACAAAATATTTAGCTAATAACATCGCTCCGCATTAAAAACAaatgagcatgaaaacgaaaACAAAAGAGGGAAGGAAAACATAATTACGTCATATTTCTATTCTGTGTTAATGTGCTGCCTGGCGAAGACAGCTTCACCAACATGCCTCCAGCTGTTTTTTAAATTCATTATTAATAGGATTTCATCTGCGCTCATAAATACGCCCGTGTCATTTAAATTAACAAGGCAACGCTAATTACCAAACACATTTGCGTTAATCTATCCAAACTACTATGTCTTGGTGCCCAAGCGCAAGCTTTTTGTAATTAAAAGTACTTAAGCTGCAGGAGGCTGATGAGGgtgtgtgtacatggatttttaaaagattttttttatacctgtaatgtattttttgttgttgtgtttattatGGAACTCCATTAGCTActctactcttcctgggtccaggcaaaattaaggcagttatacatattttaaaaacattacaatcaTTACAGAAgtcacaacatattaagtgtgtgaCCTCGAGCCCACAtgccactaccacatatctacaatgcagaaatccatgtgtacgtgtgttatCATGCATGTGTATtttgcgtatgttatcatgtgtgtgtatgcatgtgtctgtgcctttgTGTTActtcagtccccgctgttccataaggtgtatttttacctgctttgAAAATCTGATTCTagtgcttgcatcagttacctgatgtggaatagagttccatgtagttatggcCCTATGtcgtactgtgcgcctcccatagtctgttctgaacttggggactgtgaagagacttctggtggcatgtcttgttgggtatgcaaaggtgtccgagctg
This window of the Oncorhynchus tshawytscha isolate Ot180627B linkage group LG12, Otsh_v2.0, whole genome shotgun sequence genome carries:
- the csrp3 gene encoding cysteine and glycine-rich protein 3: MPNWGGGAKCAACEKTVYHAEEIQCNGRSFHKTCFICMACRKGLDSTTVAAHESEIYCKSCYGKKYGPKGYGYGQGAGALSSDPPGQNLDMQSQDSKPRPTSTNSNSSKFAHRFGSSDRCQRCSKAVYAAEKIMGAGKPWHKTCFRCLLCGKSLESTTVTDKDGELYCKVCYAKNFGPKGKGLGNMGMVEDGE